One window of the Actinomyces procaprae genome contains the following:
- a CDS encoding lipopolysaccharide biosynthesis protein, with translation MTGAAAAGSQAPQPPRPQGGDGLGKRAAKAAGQTIWTQGLRIALQLGNVVVLARLLDDRAYGVVGMVTAVVGVATIFQDFGLSTAAIQGRTLSHGQRSNLWWINTAAGLALTGIGVVIAPLLASFYHEPAVAGVCAAIAPTFLMAGMVNQYRADLNRKLLVGRALAVDLTAAALALALGALTAAWGWSYWALVVQRIVTALVPFVSLPVIAGWLPRWYDRREPMRALLGFGVQMVGTQMVSYLASNLDSILMGRLFGAGTLGLYNRAVQTLRTPLNQFRPQVTTLGLSVVAKLQDDDERTLAYLRRGQLALGYPVFLTMGMVVAAAPAVVSVVLGDHWLSVVPYMRLVAVGEGLTTLSMVGGWIYTSRALGRAYLRYTLFSAVIRLVAIIIGAHFGALGVAYAYVASPLVLWPVSLLWSGRASGLGTVPLVWNGLRILAVSAAATAAAWGLCALVSGLPAIVVCLVAAVGIGLAMALLWLALPIVRADMRDLATMTRMMFKR, from the coding sequence GTGACGGGAGCCGCCGCCGCGGGCTCCCAAGCCCCGCAGCCCCCGCGGCCCCAGGGCGGGGACGGCCTCGGTAAGCGGGCCGCCAAGGCCGCCGGGCAGACCATCTGGACCCAGGGCCTGCGGATTGCGCTGCAGCTGGGGAACGTAGTGGTACTGGCGCGGCTGCTCGACGACCGCGCCTACGGTGTTGTGGGCATGGTCACGGCCGTGGTCGGTGTGGCCACCATCTTCCAGGACTTCGGTCTTTCCACCGCCGCAATCCAGGGGCGCACGCTCAGCCATGGGCAGCGTTCCAACCTGTGGTGGATCAACACGGCGGCCGGGCTGGCGCTGACCGGCATCGGCGTGGTCATCGCCCCACTGCTGGCCTCCTTCTACCATGAGCCGGCCGTGGCCGGCGTCTGTGCCGCGATCGCACCGACCTTCCTCATGGCGGGCATGGTCAACCAGTACCGTGCCGACCTCAACCGCAAGCTCCTCGTGGGGCGGGCCCTGGCCGTGGACCTGACCGCCGCGGCCCTGGCCCTGGCCCTGGGGGCCCTGACGGCCGCCTGGGGCTGGAGCTACTGGGCGCTGGTGGTGCAGCGCATCGTCACGGCCCTCGTCCCATTCGTCAGCCTGCCGGTCATCGCCGGCTGGCTGCCGCGGTGGTACGACCGGCGTGAACCGATGCGCGCGCTGCTCGGCTTCGGCGTGCAAATGGTCGGCACACAAATGGTCTCCTACCTGGCCTCCAACCTGGATTCGATCCTCATGGGACGGCTCTTCGGGGCGGGCACCCTGGGCCTGTACAACCGCGCCGTGCAGACCCTGCGCACCCCGCTGAACCAGTTCCGCCCCCAGGTCACCACGCTCGGGCTGTCCGTCGTCGCCAAGCTTCAGGACGACGACGAACGCACCCTCGCCTACCTGCGCCGCGGCCAGCTCGCACTGGGGTATCCGGTGTTCCTGACCATGGGCATGGTGGTGGCCGCGGCTCCGGCCGTGGTCTCCGTGGTGCTCGGCGACCACTGGCTCAGCGTGGTCCCCTACATGCGCCTGGTGGCCGTGGGGGAGGGCCTCACCACGTTGTCGATGGTCGGCGGGTGGATCTACACCTCGCGCGCGCTCGGGCGCGCATACCTGCGCTACACGCTGTTCTCCGCGGTGATCCGGCTGGTGGCCATCATCATCGGGGCGCACTTCGGTGCGCTTGGAGTCGCCTACGCCTACGTGGCCAGCCCCCTGGTCCTGTGGCCCGTCTCCCTGCTGTGGTCCGGGCGCGCCTCCGGGCTCGGCACCGTGCCGCTGGTGTGGAACGGGCTGCGGATCCTCGCCGTCTCCGCCGCGGCGACGGCCGCCGCGTGGGGGCTGTGCGCGCTGGTCTCCGGCCTGCCGGCGATCGTGGTCTGCCTCGTCGCGGCCGTCGGCATCGGCCTGGCCATGGCACTGCTGTGGCTGGCTTTGCCCATTGTCCGGGCAGACATGCGCGACCTGGCCACGATGACCCGAATGATGTTCAAGCGCTGA
- a CDS encoding Coenzyme F420 hydrogenase/dehydrogenase, beta subunit C-terminal domain — protein MTRINVRPTGVATEINRVVASLNCSGCGLCAQFKGVTMRLQGGFMRPVVDPGAASRTDADELRQFRAACPGIRIQAQHPAGSGWDPDFGPVLGAWEAHATDAAIRHEGSSGGVLTAIATWLLESGRACRVVGARKDQDDPSLTRSVAVEAADEVRALAGSRYAPAANAAAPAAADSGTAFIGKPCEAQAIRRLSEARAQRPIILSFFCAGTPDQRATDRLLDELFAGTGADRTQPLCDMRYRGHGWPGDFTAVAADGTTVTTSYSESWGRALGPTVQWRCRVCPDGVGEYSDITAADFWRATPDGYPDFTDGAGVSALLARTPQGLEIIRDAVEAGVIGVTPLDLDALRAVQPYQHERRDYLLPRRVAARLMGLRTPRMTGFRARRRALRRPRDSWRQLRGSVSRLRSKFSVDWPWRRSAAGRGRG, from the coding sequence ATGACCAGAATCAACGTGCGGCCCACTGGCGTGGCCACCGAGATCAACCGCGTGGTCGCCTCCCTGAACTGCTCGGGATGCGGGCTGTGCGCCCAGTTCAAGGGCGTCACCATGCGGCTGCAAGGCGGATTCATGCGTCCCGTCGTCGACCCCGGGGCCGCGTCCCGCACGGACGCGGACGAGCTGCGGCAGTTCCGTGCAGCCTGCCCGGGTATCCGCATCCAGGCACAACATCCGGCGGGCTCCGGCTGGGACCCGGACTTCGGGCCCGTCCTGGGGGCTTGGGAGGCTCACGCCACCGATGCGGCCATCCGCCACGAGGGCAGCTCCGGCGGCGTGCTCACGGCCATCGCGACCTGGCTGCTGGAGTCGGGGCGCGCCTGCCGCGTCGTCGGGGCCCGCAAGGATCAGGACGACCCCTCGCTGACGCGGTCAGTGGCAGTGGAGGCTGCCGACGAGGTCCGCGCCCTCGCCGGCAGCCGGTACGCGCCCGCCGCCAATGCCGCCGCGCCCGCGGCGGCGGACAGCGGGACGGCGTTCATCGGAAAGCCCTGTGAGGCCCAGGCCATCCGCCGTCTGAGCGAGGCGCGCGCGCAGCGCCCCATCATCCTGAGCTTCTTCTGCGCCGGCACCCCCGACCAGCGGGCCACCGACAGGCTCCTGGATGAGCTCTTCGCCGGAACCGGCGCCGACCGCACCCAGCCGCTGTGCGACATGCGCTACCGCGGTCACGGCTGGCCCGGCGACTTCACGGCAGTCGCCGCAGACGGCACCACGGTGACCACCTCCTACTCCGAGTCCTGGGGCCGGGCCCTGGGGCCGACGGTGCAGTGGCGCTGCCGGGTGTGCCCCGACGGCGTCGGGGAGTACTCCGACATCACCGCCGCGGACTTCTGGCGGGCGACCCCCGACGGCTACCCGGACTTCACGGACGGCGCGGGAGTCAGCGCCCTACTGGCGCGCACCCCACAGGGCCTGGAGATCATCCGGGATGCCGTGGAGGCGGGCGTGATCGGGGTGACCCCGCTTGACCTTGACGCCCTGCGCGCCGTCCAGCCCTATCAGCATGAGCGCCGGGACTACCTGCTGCCCCGCCGGGTCGCGGCCCGCCTGATGGGGTTGCGCACCCCCCGCATGACCGGATTCCGCGCCCGTCGGCGGGCGCTGCGCCGTCCCCGCGACTCCTGGCGCCAGCTACGCGGCTCCGTCAGTCGGCTCAGGAGCAAGTTCTCGGTCGACTGGCCGTGGAGGCGGTCGGCTGCGGGGCGGGGCCGCGGCTGA